The following coding sequences are from one Thermococcus sp. window:
- a CDS encoding PadR family transcriptional regulator, translating to MIVTKDVERKILKGLFTVPLKNIILVIVGLKGETHGYELLKELEKFTVGIWKPSHSNLYTLLNKMVEEGLLEPREEYRGKVRRVKYRLTEKGWEYLRTSNDLALRSLYTAISYHERLKKKIEERGGERRINKETLREYLELLMKIRDLLDEEIKTLEKELSSES from the coding sequence GTGATAGTAACGAAGGACGTTGAGCGGAAAATACTCAAAGGCCTCTTCACGGTCCCGCTGAAGAACATAATCCTTGTCATCGTTGGCCTTAAGGGAGAAACCCACGGCTATGAACTCCTTAAGGAACTGGAGAAGTTCACGGTTGGGATCTGGAAGCCGAGCCACAGCAACCTTTACACGCTCCTCAACAAGATGGTGGAGGAGGGCCTTCTCGAGCCGAGGGAAGAATACAGGGGAAAGGTGAGGCGCGTTAAGTATCGTCTCACCGAGAAGGGCTGGGAATACCTGAGGACGTCGAACGATTTAGCACTCCGCTCGCTCTATACTGCAATAAGCTACCACGAGAGGCTTAAAAAGAAGATTGAGGAGCGAGGAGGAGAGAGGAGAATCAATAAGGAAACCCTCAGAGAGTACCTGGAGTTGCTCATGAAGATTAGGGACTTACTCGATGAGGAAATAAAGACCCTGGAAAAGGAACTCTCTTCCGAGAGCTAA